The Bos javanicus breed banteng chromosome 11, ARS-OSU_banteng_1.0, whole genome shotgun sequence genome includes a window with the following:
- the C11H2orf81 gene encoding uncharacterized protein C2orf81 homolog isoform X1 has translation MAHEGPRQVRDRGMTRSKAEKVRPPTVPVPQVDIVPGRLTEAEWIAFTALEEGEDVVGDILADLVAQVIDSAFKVYLTQQCIPFTISQAREAMLQITEWRFLARDEGESAVAEDPTWGEDEEPLACTTDAWAQGSVPVLHARASMGLEETFQGEDQDSVDQIPLGGSWTDSGSQEPMESWELTVTPDSPPTPELLQETGPRSPLEKLGDQSRSDQTDLFAVGSSNSSSQLSMEMVPAGSTHASLELSLVASPQASVERAQPISSQFSLEDLYNCTPQPHAAGDRLELREEKVPLIPSRVLVSDPSAGGPTTLNPSAGFQPQPPWLAEERPSALHSRIGRKGATARLDPARLPRPWVRPLSEVLVPDSEGRPLEAYRGRQRGEKTEAPAGPQASRPSCRVSRSEFFPFPPGVPVRTLGPGLSLQFPTLNLGLSSPGFGSKLPFPSPGLRFLATHRARPDMARSPSPKLWPGAKWPSGWEGEAELLGELWAGRTRVPPQGLDLGDRESQDPHQYRHPVPQVLEATSQVTWKPVLLPGALKLAPGVSMWNPSTQVLLSSSEPQRNDREGSASPPIHTGAPKPQVTVAQLKNSALKMWSLPSKRLPNSKP, from the exons ATGGCGCACGAAGGCCCG AGGCAGGTCCGAGACCGCGGGATGACCCGATCCAAGGCGGAAAAGGTGCGGCCACCTACGGTTCCGGTGCCGCAGGTGGACATCGTGCCTGGGCGGCTCACTGAGGCCGAATGGATAGCGTTCACGGCTCTCGAAGAGGGCGAGGACGTTGTGGGCGACATCTTGGCTGATCTGGTGGCCCAAGTCATAGACTCCGCCTTTAAAGTCTATCTGACCCAGCAG TGCATTCCATTCACCATCAGTCAGGCACGGGAGGCCATGCTGCAGATCACCGAGTGGCGCTTTTTGGCTCGGGACGAGGGAGAATCTGCAGTGGCAGAGGACCCCACATGGGGCGAGGATGAGGAGCCCTTGGCTTGCACGACGGATGCCTGGGCTCAGGGATCCGTGCCGGTGCTGCACGCCCGGGCCTCGATGGGGCTGGAGGAGACGTTTCAAGGCGAA GACCAAGACAGCGTGGACCAGATCCCTTTAGGAGGATCGTGGACGGATTCAGGCTCTCAGGAGCCGATGGAATCTTGGGAGCTAACTGTCACCCCGGACTCTCCACCCACGCCCGAGTTGCTTCAGGAGACAGGGCCCCGGAGTCCTTTGGAGAAACTAGGTGATCAGTCGAGGAGCGACCAGACTGACCTGTTTGCAGTCGGATCCTCGAACTCGAGCAGCCAACTGTCGATGGAGATGGTGCCGGCAGGCAGTACCCACGCTTCTCTGGAGCTGTCCTTGGTAGCCAGCCCTCAGGCCTCTGTCGAGCGGGCACAGCCAATCAGCTCTCAGTTCTCTCTCGAGGACCTCTACAATTGCACGCCCCAGCCGCACGCGGCTGGAGACCGGCTGGAACTCAGGGAGGAAAAGGTGCCCCTCATCCCCTCGCGGGTGTTGGTGTCCGATCCCTCCGCGGGCGGCCCCACCACGCTCAACCCCTCGGCGGGATTCCAGCCGCAGCCGCCGTGGCTGGCTGAAGAGCGGCCCAGCGCACTTCACTCCAGAATTGGCCGTAAGGGGGCGACGGCGCGTCTGGACCCCGCGCGGCTGCCGCGCCCCTGGGTGCGCCCGCTGTCGGAGGTCCTGGTCCCAGACTCGGAGGGCCGCCCCTTGGAGGCCTACCGGGGGCGCCAGCGGGGCGAGAAGACCGAGGCCCCAGCCGGACCGCAAGCCTCCCGCCCCAGCTGCCGCGTCTCCCGGTCAGAGTTCTTCCCTTTCCCACCTGGCGTTCCTGTCCGAACTTTGGGCCCTGGTCTAAGCCTCCAGTTCCCTACTCTAAACTTAGGCCTATCATCGCCAGGCTTTGGTTCAAagcttcccttccccagtcccggGCTCCGTTTTCTCGCCACACACCGGGCGCGCCCGGACATGGCACGCAGCCCCAGCCCCAAATTATGGCCGGGTGCTAAGTGGCCCAGCGGCTGGGAGGGGGAGGCCGAACTGCTGGGTGAGCTCTGGGCCGGTCGCACCCGTGTACCTCCGCAGGGCCTGGACCTTGGGGACCGGGAGAGCCAGGATCCTCACCAATATCGTCATCCCGTGCCTCAAGTTCTGGAGGCCACGTCCCAGGTGACGTGGAAGCCCGTGTTGCTGCCGGGAGCATTGAAGCTGGCTCCTGGTGTGAGCATGTGGAACCCAAGTACGCAGGTGCTGCTTAGCTCCTCTGAGCCTCAACGGAACGACAGAGAAGGCAGCGCCTCTCCTCCCATCCATACAGGTGCCCCGAAGCCCCAGGTGACTGTGGCACAGCTAAAGAACTCAGCCCTCAAAATGTGGTCACTCCCCTCCAAGCGCCTGCCCAATTCTAAGCCCTAG
- the C11H2orf81 gene encoding uncharacterized protein C2orf81 homolog isoform X2 gives MAHEGPRQVRDRGMTRSKAEKVRPPTVPVPQVDIVPGRLTEAEWIAFTALEEGEDVVGDILADLVAQVIDSAFKVYLTQQCIPFTISQAREAMLQITEWRFLARDEGESAVAEDPTWGEDEEPLACTTDAWAQGSVPVLHARASMGLEETFQGEDQDSVDQIPLGGSWTDSGSQEPMESWELTVTPDSPPTPELLQETGPRSPLEKLGDQSRSDQTDLFAVGSSNSSSQLSMEMVPAGSTHASLELSLVASPQASVERAQPISSQFSLEDLYNCTPQPHAAGDRLELREEKVPLIPSRVLVSDPSAGGPTTLNPSAGFQPQPPWLAEERPSALHSRIGRKGATARLDPARLPRPWVRPLSEVLVPDSEGRPLEAYRGRQRGEKTEAPAGPQASRPSCRVSRAWTLGTGRARILTNIVIPCLKFWRPRPR, from the exons ATGGCGCACGAAGGCCCG AGGCAGGTCCGAGACCGCGGGATGACCCGATCCAAGGCGGAAAAGGTGCGGCCACCTACGGTTCCGGTGCCGCAGGTGGACATCGTGCCTGGGCGGCTCACTGAGGCCGAATGGATAGCGTTCACGGCTCTCGAAGAGGGCGAGGACGTTGTGGGCGACATCTTGGCTGATCTGGTGGCCCAAGTCATAGACTCCGCCTTTAAAGTCTATCTGACCCAGCAG TGCATTCCATTCACCATCAGTCAGGCACGGGAGGCCATGCTGCAGATCACCGAGTGGCGCTTTTTGGCTCGGGACGAGGGAGAATCTGCAGTGGCAGAGGACCCCACATGGGGCGAGGATGAGGAGCCCTTGGCTTGCACGACGGATGCCTGGGCTCAGGGATCCGTGCCGGTGCTGCACGCCCGGGCCTCGATGGGGCTGGAGGAGACGTTTCAAGGCGAA GACCAAGACAGCGTGGACCAGATCCCTTTAGGAGGATCGTGGACGGATTCAGGCTCTCAGGAGCCGATGGAATCTTGGGAGCTAACTGTCACCCCGGACTCTCCACCCACGCCCGAGTTGCTTCAGGAGACAGGGCCCCGGAGTCCTTTGGAGAAACTAGGTGATCAGTCGAGGAGCGACCAGACTGACCTGTTTGCAGTCGGATCCTCGAACTCGAGCAGCCAACTGTCGATGGAGATGGTGCCGGCAGGCAGTACCCACGCTTCTCTGGAGCTGTCCTTGGTAGCCAGCCCTCAGGCCTCTGTCGAGCGGGCACAGCCAATCAGCTCTCAGTTCTCTCTCGAGGACCTCTACAATTGCACGCCCCAGCCGCACGCGGCTGGAGACCGGCTGGAACTCAGGGAGGAAAAGGTGCCCCTCATCCCCTCGCGGGTGTTGGTGTCCGATCCCTCCGCGGGCGGCCCCACCACGCTCAACCCCTCGGCGGGATTCCAGCCGCAGCCGCCGTGGCTGGCTGAAGAGCGGCCCAGCGCACTTCACTCCAGAATTGGCCGTAAGGGGGCGACGGCGCGTCTGGACCCCGCGCGGCTGCCGCGCCCCTGGGTGCGCCCGCTGTCGGAGGTCCTGGTCCCAGACTCGGAGGGCCGCCCCTTGGAGGCCTACCGGGGGCGCCAGCGGGGCGAGAAGACCGAGGCCCCAGCCGGACCGCAAGCCTCCCGCCCCAGCTGCCGCGTCTCCCG GGCCTGGACCTTGGGGACCGGGAGAGCCAGGATCCTCACCAATATCGTCATCCCGTGCCTCAAGTTCTGGAGGCCACGTCCCAGGTGA
- the LOC133256801 gene encoding retinol dehydrogenase 13-like, with protein MASIRSFAQRLLQECPEIHLLVNNAAVCGFPTTLTPEGLDLTFATNYTGPFLLTNLLQGALQRAGSARVVNVSSFRQSHGYIDEDHLIGAGRPLTFNQNYDCSKLLLASFTGKLAQRLQGTGVTVNSVDPGVVYTKIMKHFSWSYRFLFWLLSFFFKDSKQGAVPVLYLSLAKELDGISGKHFSSSCVITLPPKAAQDPHVAQSLWNTSVRLTNLDKMD; from the exons ATGGCCTCCATTCGGAGCTTTGCTCAGCGGCTGCTGCAGGAGTGTCCTGAGATTCATCTATTGGTTAAcaatgctgcagtctgtg GGTTCCCTACCACACTTACTCCAGAGGGCCTTGATCTCACCTTTGCAACCAACTACACTGGACCCTTTCTGCTCACAAATCTGCTCCAAG GGGCCCTGCAGCGGGCAGGGTCAGCCCGGGTGGTGAATGTATCTTCCTTCCGGCAATCACATGGGTACATTGATGAGGATCATCTGATAGGGGCGGGTAGACCTTTGACCTTCAACCAGAACTACGATTGCAGCAAACTGCTTTTGGCCTCGTTCACTGGGAAGCTTGCCCAGAGACTTCAAGGAACAG GTGTGACCGTGAACTCTGTGGACCCAGGCGTTGTGTACACGAAAATCATGAAGCACTTCTCCTGGTCCTATCGCTTCCTCTTCTGGCTCCTCAGCTTCTTCTTTAAG GATAGCAAACAAGGTGCAGTCCCAGTCCTCTACCTGAGCTTAGCCAAGGAGCTGGATGGCATTTCTGGAAAACATTTTAGCAGTTCCTGTGTGATAACTCTTCCCCCTAAAGCTGCTCAGGATCCTCATGTGGCCCAAAGCCTCTGGAATACTTCAGTCCGACTAACAAACCTAGACAAGATGGACTGA